The Staphylococcus sp. KG4-3 genome has a window encoding:
- a CDS encoding rhomboid family intramembrane serine protease, giving the protein MITEKHYWKCIYTWIKYLNYHVVHTNKDNDEIWLANKKSESIVIFKYGANSTQDVRFDKTRIQENQDNIIAFLGFKPKNYELYIFTDKIFTDENLNETKPVKFKVKIIREAEHIERIMPNFFVKKMYNRTTKHTKSYYKQRTLNNNPIEKHMLKFAPVTYTLIAINIIIWLAMTLFLNRFSDLKLLDVGGLVHFNVVHGEWYRLITSMFLHYNFEHILMNMLSLFIFGKIVEAIVGHWRMFVIYIVAGLFGNFASLSFNTDTVSVGASGAIFGLIGAIFIFMYVGKQFNRKLIGQLLIVLLIMIGLSLFMQNVNIVAHIGGFIGGLLITLIGFYFRTNKNRFWFLIILILVLFIAAQIRIFTIKEDNIYNTIITNEMKQGNYDDAKDMVKHTINKNYADDETYYLNGLIKATLDSKAEGIAVWERGLREHPNSGLLNYQLAIANRSLDNKDKAKKYIKAALKSDPSNNDYINLNKELSDDSDSEN; this is encoded by the coding sequence ATGATCACTGAGAAACATTATTGGAAGTGCATATATACTTGGATTAAATATCTGAACTATCATGTTGTTCACACAAATAAAGATAATGATGAAATTTGGTTAGCGAATAAGAAATCGGAAAGTATCGTGATATTTAAATATGGCGCTAATTCAACTCAAGATGTTAGGTTTGATAAAACTCGAATACAAGAAAACCAAGATAATATCATTGCATTTCTAGGGTTTAAACCCAAGAATTATGAATTATATATTTTTACAGATAAAATATTTACAGATGAGAACTTAAATGAAACTAAACCGGTTAAATTTAAGGTTAAAATCATTAGAGAAGCAGAGCATATAGAAAGAATAATGCCAAACTTCTTTGTGAAAAAAATGTATAATCGTACAACTAAGCATACAAAATCATACTATAAACAACGCACTCTCAATAACAATCCTATTGAAAAACATATGCTTAAGTTTGCCCCTGTAACATATACGTTAATAGCAATTAATATTATTATTTGGTTAGCTATGACATTGTTTTTAAATCGTTTTTCAGATTTAAAATTATTAGATGTAGGTGGTCTTGTTCATTTTAATGTTGTACATGGTGAATGGTATAGATTGATCACCTCTATGTTTTTACATTATAATTTTGAACATATTTTAATGAATATGTTGAGTCTATTTATATTTGGGAAAATTGTAGAAGCTATCGTGGGTCATTGGAGAATGTTTGTAATATATATTGTCGCTGGTTTATTTGGTAACTTTGCATCCCTTTCATTTAATACAGATACCGTTTCCGTAGGTGCAAGTGGTGCCATATTCGGGTTAATTGGAGCAATTTTTATATTTATGTATGTAGGTAAACAGTTCAACCGCAAATTAATTGGTCAATTATTAATTGTACTTTTAATTATGATTGGACTATCGTTATTTATGCAAAATGTAAATATTGTTGCACATATAGGCGGTTTCATTGGTGGGTTATTAATAACATTAATAGGATTCTATTTTAGAACAAATAAAAATCGTTTCTGGTTTCTAATAATATTAATACTAGTCTTATTTATTGCCGCTCAAATCAGAATTTTTACAATTAAAGAAGATAATATATACAATACGATTATTACAAACGAAATGAAACAAGGAAATTATGATGATGCAAAAGATATGGTAAAGCATACTATCAATAAGAATTATGCTGATGACGAAACTTATTATTTAAATGGACTTATTAAAGCAACGTTAGACTCGAAAGCAGAAGGCATTGCAGTATGGGAAAGAGGATTAAGGGAACACCCTAACTCAGGACTCTTAAACTATCAATTAGCCATTGCAAATAGGTCTCTTGATAACAAAGATAAAGCCAAGAAATACATAAAAGCTGCGTTAAAGTCTGACCCTAGTAATAATGATTATATTAATTTAAATAAAGAATTGAGCGATGATAGTGATTCAGAAAATTAA
- a CDS encoding 5-formyltetrahydrofolate cyclo-ligase, giving the protein MSKKTLRQKNINLMRQFMKQSNKQEADQYLSDHFFNTDEYRFSQRIGIVLSMPHEVNTYPIIQQMIEDGKTVFVPETNYQTREMTFKHVDDLNHISPDDKGINHVNADTEITNNLDLVVVPGVVFNNIGYRIGYGGGYFDKFLSTNKQSTISLLYDFQLNSFEIEVHDEPVEKLIIATTK; this is encoded by the coding sequence ATGTCCAAAAAAACTTTGCGTCAAAAAAATATTAATTTAATGAGACAATTTATGAAACAATCGAATAAGCAAGAGGCAGATCAATATTTAAGCGATCATTTTTTTAATACAGATGAATACAGATTTTCACAACGGATTGGCATTGTATTATCGATGCCCCATGAAGTAAATACATATCCAATTATTCAACAAATGATAGAAGACGGAAAAACTGTTTTTGTACCTGAAACAAATTATCAAACGAGGGAAATGACATTTAAACATGTAGATGATTTAAATCACATTAGTCCAGATGATAAAGGCATTAATCACGTTAACGCAGATACTGAAATCACCAATAATTTAGATTTAGTAGTAGTTCCTGGCGTCGTATTTAATAATATTGGTTACCGTATTGGTTATGGTGGTGGGTATTTTGATAAATTTTTAAGTACTAATAAACAATCTACTATCAGTCTACTATACGACTTTCAATTAAATTCGTTTGAGATAGAAGTACATGACGAACCGGTTGAAAAATTAATCATAGCAACAACTAAATAA
- a CDS encoding MTH1187 family thiamine-binding protein gives MAIVDVVVIPVGTEGPSVSKYIAEIQTKLKEYKAQGKIDYQLTPMNTLIEGDLKDLFEVVQAIHELPFDKGLSRVCTNIRIDDRRDKSRNMNEKVKAVEKYLNDGGN, from the coding sequence ATGGCTATCGTAGACGTAGTTGTTATACCGGTCGGCACAGAAGGACCGAGCGTGAGTAAATATATTGCCGAAATTCAAACTAAATTAAAAGAATATAAAGCACAGGGTAAAATTGATTATCAATTAACGCCAATGAACACATTAATTGAAGGAGATTTAAAAGATTTATTCGAAGTTGTACAAGCAATTCATGAATTACCATTTGATAAAGGGCTAAGCCGTGTATGTACAAATATTAGAATTGATGATCGACGAGATAAATCACGCAATATGAATGAGAAAGTAAAGGCAGTAGAAAAATATTTGAACGACGGAGGTAACTAG
- the comGB gene encoding competence type IV pilus assembly protein ComGB → MKHRWNVIYKFYPFTILSEKDKIDLLSKLKDLLEHGFTLSDSFDFLLQHTKIRSLEIKSLIKAELRHGADCSEILKILKYPKSIIMLIYFAEMFGNLTETLPHAQEYLIRNYKIKKRLLKTIQYPLLLLSIFIIMLMVLNHTIIPEFQNLYHNMGVEITSVQRKLTFIIVNLPSFIWYLVIVVLITLALFWLLYIKLSVHYKLKLMLSMPIVSKFFKLYKTFRLASEFSLFYKNGISLHKIVDIYSEQKDDSYLNYLAYALSTGTQRGLKLSEILTKLSCFEEELVIFIEEGEKKGRLEVELKLYSEIIIDKIQQSMQFIIKFIQPCIFLIIAIMIVSLYLVIMLPMFDLMQTIK, encoded by the coding sequence GTGAAACATCGATGGAACGTTATCTATAAATTTTATCCTTTTACAATATTAAGTGAAAAGGACAAAATTGATTTGCTATCAAAGTTAAAAGACTTACTGGAACATGGCTTTACTTTAAGTGATTCATTTGATTTTTTACTACAACATACCAAGATTAGGTCGCTAGAAATCAAATCATTAATTAAAGCGGAATTAAGACATGGTGCTGATTGCTCTGAAATTCTTAAAATACTAAAGTATCCTAAATCAATTATTATGCTAATTTATTTTGCAGAGATGTTTGGTAATTTAACAGAGACATTACCACATGCTCAAGAATATTTAATACGTAATTATAAGATTAAGAAACGTTTACTTAAAACAATACAATATCCTTTACTTTTACTTTCCATATTCATCATTATGCTCATGGTTCTTAATCATACTATTATTCCAGAGTTTCAAAATTTATATCATAATATGGGAGTAGAAATTACTTCAGTACAGCGAAAACTAACTTTTATAATAGTAAATTTGCCTTCTTTCATATGGTATTTGGTTATTGTTGTTCTGATAACTCTGGCACTATTTTGGTTGTTATATATAAAGCTCTCTGTACATTATAAATTAAAGTTAATGTTGTCAATGCCCATTGTTTCAAAATTCTTTAAGCTTTATAAAACTTTTCGCTTAGCTTCAGAGTTTTCGCTATTTTATAAAAATGGAATTAGTCTACATAAAATTGTGGACATTTATTCCGAGCAAAAAGATGACAGTTATTTAAATTATTTAGCTTACGCGCTCTCGACTGGTACACAGAGAGGTTTGAAATTGAGTGAAATTCTAACAAAATTATCATGCTTTGAGGAAGAGCTAGTTATTTTTATAGAAGAAGGTGAGAAAAAAGGGCGTCTTGAAGTGGAATTAAAATTATATAGTGAAATCATTATTGATAAAATTCAACAATCAATGCAATTTATAATCAAATTTATACAACCATGTATATTTTTAATAATAGCTATTATGATTGTGTCATTATATTTAGTCATCATGTTACCAATGTTTGATTTAATGCAAACAATAAAATGA
- the comGF gene encoding competence type IV pilus minor pilin ComGF translates to MKNAMAKKLKSFTYVEVLFALFITILIFTILPSLFKTTHFIEARLANQTNLDLEFFAADLTRDLLGKNSQIKVNDIRKNKVVIKNKDKNIIYEFKNSKIIKSINGKGNITLLNNVKSVEFSVVNYKTLKVNLNIIEKGNSYEKQLYI, encoded by the coding sequence ATGAAAAATGCTATGGCAAAAAAACTTAAATCATTTACGTATGTCGAAGTATTGTTTGCATTATTCATTACTATATTGATATTTACAATATTACCTTCGTTATTTAAAACAACGCACTTTATCGAAGCGCGCTTAGCAAATCAAACCAATTTAGATTTAGAATTTTTTGCTGCTGATTTAACCCGTGACTTGTTAGGAAAAAATTCTCAAATTAAAGTAAATGACATACGTAAAAACAAAGTAGTCATAAAAAATAAAGATAAAAATATTATTTATGAATTTAAAAATAGCAAAATAATCAAAAGTATTAACGGTAAAGGGAATATAACGTTATTGAATAATGTGAAATCTGTAGAGTTTAGTGTTGTAAATTATAAGACGTTGAAAGTTAATTTAAACATAATTGAAAAAGGAAATTCTTATGAAAAACAACTATATATTTAA
- the comGC gene encoding competence type IV pilus major pilin ComGC → MKNFKYKFNKKAFTLIEMLLVLLIISLLLILIIPNIAKQSSHIQTTSCEAQLKMVDSQIEAYSLKFNKKPNTMEELVNEGYIKENQKRCKSGALISIHDGEAVAS, encoded by the coding sequence ATGAAAAATTTTAAATATAAGTTTAACAAAAAGGCATTCACACTCATTGAAATGCTATTAGTTTTACTAATAATAAGTTTGTTATTAATATTAATTATACCTAATATAGCTAAACAATCCTCACACATACAAACTACTAGTTGTGAAGCACAGCTTAAAATGGTAGATAGTCAAATTGAAGCTTATAGCTTGAAGTTCAATAAGAAGCCAAATACTATGGAAGAACTCGTTAACGAAGGTTATATAAAAGAGAATCAAAAACGATGTAAATCAGGCGCATTAATATCTATTCATGATGGTGAAGCAGTTGCAAGCTAG
- a CDS encoding YqgQ family protein: protein MIQKINTFYDVQQLLKKFGFIVYFKDKEDMYEMMEQEIKSLFNIGLISKDDFLKCRLIINQRKNE from the coding sequence GTGATTCAGAAAATTAATACATTTTATGACGTGCAGCAACTCCTTAAAAAATTTGGGTTTATCGTTTACTTTAAAGATAAAGAAGACATGTATGAAATGATGGAACAAGAAATAAAATCGCTATTCAACATAGGGCTTATTTCAAAGGACGACTTTTTAAAATGTCGATTAATTATTAATCAAAGAAAAAATGAATAA
- a CDS encoding glucokinase, translating to MNKIILAADIGGTTCKLGIFDENLNRLSKWSIDTDTSDTTGYLLLKNIYDSFIQHIDKSDNTFSDVLGIGIGVPGPVNFETGEVNGAVNLYWKDTVNVRNIFKQFVDCPVYVDNDANVAALGEKHKGAGNGAEDVVAITLGTGLGGGIISNGEIVHGHNGSGAEIGHFRVDHDQRFKCNCGKSGCIETVASATGVVNLVNFYYPKLTFKSSILQLIKDNKVSAKAVFDAAKAGDQFCIFITERVANYIAYLCSIVSVTSNPKYIVLGGGMSTAGLILIENIKTEYHNLTFTPAQQNTEIVQAQLGNDAGITGAAGLIYTYIIEKDGVK from the coding sequence ATGAACAAAATTATATTAGCCGCAGATATTGGTGGAACTACATGTAAACTAGGAATTTTTGATGAAAATCTTAACCGTTTATCAAAATGGTCAATCGATACAGATACTTCAGATACTACTGGATATTTACTATTAAAAAATATATATGATTCTTTCATACAGCATATAGATAAATCAGACAACACTTTTTCAGATGTTTTAGGTATTGGAATTGGTGTGCCTGGACCTGTGAATTTTGAAACGGGAGAAGTAAACGGAGCAGTTAACTTATACTGGAAAGACACAGTAAATGTAAGAAATATTTTCAAACAATTTGTAGATTGTCCAGTTTATGTTGATAATGACGCAAATGTTGCTGCTTTAGGTGAAAAGCACAAAGGTGCGGGTAATGGTGCAGAAGATGTAGTTGCTATTACACTTGGTACTGGATTAGGTGGTGGCATTATTTCAAATGGTGAAATCGTGCATGGCCATAATGGTTCTGGTGCTGAGATAGGACATTTTAGAGTAGACCATGACCAACGCTTCAAATGTAATTGTGGGAAATCAGGTTGTATAGAAACAGTGGCGTCTGCTACGGGTGTCGTAAACCTGGTTAATTTCTATTATCCTAAATTAACATTTAAATCTTCAATTTTACAATTAATTAAAGATAATAAAGTAAGCGCAAAAGCAGTTTTTGATGCTGCAAAAGCTGGGGATCAATTCTGTATCTTTATAACAGAACGTGTAGCTAATTATATCGCTTATTTATGTAGTATAGTCAGCGTTACGAGTAATCCGAAATACATCGTTTTAGGTGGAGGTATGTCCACTGCAGGATTGATACTAATTGAGAATATTAAAACAGAATATCATAATTTAACATTTACGCCTGCTCAACAAAACACTGAAATTGTACAAGCTCAGCTTGGAAATGATGCAGGTATTACAGGCGCTGCAGGATTAATTTACACTTATATTATCGAAAAGGATGGTGTTAAATAA
- a CDS encoding shikimate kinase — MGTGKTTLGKYLSKHNQLSYVDLDAYIVEQENQSIPDIFKQIGETGFRELEYKYLKECINHYNIISTGGGIIESDQTFEFLKLQKRVIWLDCDLNIVYNRIKNDSNRPNANNKSLFELKSLYSSRVSRYNEIAFIKLNSSKSLHSLQSEIMEEIVCE, encoded by the coding sequence ATGGGAACTGGTAAGACAACATTAGGTAAATATCTTTCAAAGCATAATCAACTATCCTACGTTGACTTAGATGCGTACATAGTAGAACAAGAAAATCAATCTATTCCAGATATATTTAAACAAATAGGTGAAACGGGCTTTAGAGAATTAGAATATAAGTATCTAAAAGAATGCATAAACCATTACAATATTATTTCGACCGGCGGAGGTATTATTGAAAGTGATCAAACATTCGAATTTTTAAAATTACAAAAACGAGTAATATGGTTAGATTGTGACTTGAATATTGTTTACAATAGAATCAAAAATGATAGCAATAGACCTAATGCAAACAATAAATCTCTTTTTGAATTAAAAAGCTTGTATTCCTCAAGGGTTTCAAGATATAATGAAATCGCATTCATAAAATTAAATAGCAGTAAATCTCTACACTCATTACAAAGTGAGATTATGGAAGAGATTGTTTGCGAATGA
- a CDS encoding MBL fold metallo-hydrolase, whose amino-acid sequence MKISSLSLGLVETNVYFIENDTSVILVDPANDSDLIIKKLNQINKKLVAVLLTHGHFDHIGALDDIIEKYDVPVFMHKSEFDFLTNTTKNGSEKFKQYGLPNVISHAAPQPLEEGDASVEGFNFKVLHTPGHSPGSLTFVFNEFAVVGDTLFKQGIGRTDLYKGDYETLVNSILDKLFELDDDLPLFPGHGPYTTVEDEQMNPYLHG is encoded by the coding sequence ATGAAAATTTCGAGTCTATCTTTAGGTCTAGTCGAAACAAATGTTTATTTTATAGAGAATGATACAAGTGTCATTTTAGTTGATCCAGCTAATGATAGTGATTTAATTATTAAAAAGTTAAATCAAATTAATAAAAAATTAGTCGCTGTATTACTTACTCATGGTCATTTTGATCACATTGGTGCTTTAGATGACATTATTGAAAAATATGATGTACCAGTATTTATGCATAAATCGGAATTTGATTTCTTAACAAATACAACTAAAAATGGTTCAGAAAAATTCAAACAATATGGATTACCTAATGTTATTAGCCACGCAGCACCACAACCGCTAGAAGAAGGCGATGCAAGTGTAGAAGGGTTTAATTTCAAGGTATTACATACTCCTGGTCATTCTCCAGGAAGTTTGACGTTTGTTTTTAATGAATTTGCTGTTGTGGGTGATACATTATTTAAACAGGGTATAGGTCGAACTGATTTATATAAAGGTGATTACGAAACATTAGTTAATTCAATATTAGACAAATTATTTGAATTAGATGATGATCTACCTTTATTCCCAGGACATGGACCATATACCACAGTGGAAGATGAACAAATGAATCCTTATTTACATGGGTAA
- the comGD gene encoding competence type IV pilus minor pilin ComGD encodes MKQLQASRSFTYVEMLFVLSIVSLLVFIQMQRLSFNKDNLTSPHSKISNLIMQFNYLKSKAIKDQQSITLIFNDFSTQVRVKEQYMQNSTIDLPQNTYIHPRTNLSYINFDKNGDVNKFGSLYLSIDKSLYKIIFHIEKGRLRYEKV; translated from the coding sequence GTGAAGCAGTTGCAAGCTAGTAGATCATTTACTTATGTTGAAATGTTATTTGTATTGAGCATTGTCAGTTTGCTTGTTTTTATACAAATGCAACGACTATCTTTTAACAAAGATAACTTAACTTCACCACATTCAAAGATTAGTAACTTAATAATGCAATTTAATTACTTAAAGTCAAAAGCAATTAAAGACCAACAATCTATCACATTAATATTCAATGATTTTTCAACTCAAGTCCGTGTAAAAGAACAATATATGCAGAATTCTACTATCGATTTACCTCAAAATACCTATATACATCCTCGTACAAATTTATCTTATATAAACTTCGACAAAAATGGTGATGTAAACAAATTTGGTTCTTTATATCTAAGTATCGATAAATCTTTATATAAAATAATATTTCATATAGAAAAAGGCCGCTTAAGATATGAGAAAGTATAA
- the rpmG gene encoding 50S ribosomal protein L33: MRVNVTLACTECGERNYITTKNKRTNPERIEMKKHCARDNKHTMHRETK, translated from the coding sequence ATGCGCGTAAACGTAACTCTAGCTTGTACAGAATGTGGAGAAAGAAACTACATTACTACAAAAAATAAACGTACTAATCCTGAACGTATAGAAATGAAAAAACACTGTGCACGTGATAACAAACACACTATGCACCGTGAAACAAAATAA
- the comGA gene encoding competence type IV pilus ATPase ComGA, which yields MKLLFNSMIEKAINKDASDIHFIPVDKEVLIKFRIRDDLKSIETLQLNTYFKLLTYMKYQAGLDVSKHNAAQSGRYIYKLKQIYFLRISTLPLSLGNESCVIRIIPQHFQKQKHNQNITHLYNLMNKKQGLILLSGPTGSGKSTLMYHMLSYAKEHLNLNIITIEDPVEQLINGITQISLNEKAGINYETSFKAILRCDPDIILIGEIRDANVAKHVIQASLSGHLVLSTIHASNCKGVILRLLEMGITVQQLIQSIISILNQRLITTKEGVRELVYEQVKKEDIYHFFKNSYTLPKDFHNLSYKLNKMSKEGMICETSMERYL from the coding sequence TTGAAGTTATTGTTTAATAGTATGATTGAAAAGGCAATTAATAAAGATGCATCAGATATACATTTTATTCCTGTAGATAAAGAAGTTTTGATTAAATTTAGAATCCGTGATGATTTGAAATCAATAGAAACATTACAATTAAATACGTATTTTAAATTACTAACTTATATGAAATACCAAGCTGGATTAGATGTCTCTAAACACAACGCTGCTCAGAGTGGTAGGTATATTTATAAATTAAAACAAATTTATTTCCTTAGAATATCAACGCTTCCTTTATCTCTAGGAAATGAAAGCTGCGTTATTAGGATTATCCCGCAACATTTTCAAAAGCAAAAACATAACCAAAACATAACGCATTTATATAATCTAATGAACAAAAAGCAAGGATTAATTTTATTGAGTGGACCCACTGGTTCTGGAAAAAGTACGTTAATGTATCACATGTTGTCTTATGCTAAAGAGCACTTAAATTTAAATATAATTACAATTGAAGATCCCGTTGAACAATTGATAAATGGTATAACTCAAATATCATTGAATGAAAAGGCAGGGATAAATTATGAAACTTCTTTTAAAGCAATATTGCGATGCGATCCAGATATTATTTTAATTGGTGAAATAAGAGATGCAAATGTAGCTAAACATGTTATACAAGCCAGTTTAAGTGGCCATTTAGTACTTTCTACAATTCATGCTAGTAATTGTAAAGGTGTGATATTAAGACTGTTAGAAATGGGGATAACAGTACAACAGCTTATACAATCAATCATTAGTATATTAAATCAAAGGCTTATTACTACTAAAGAAGGTGTTAGGGAACTTGTATATGAACAGGTAAAAAAAGAAGATATTTATCATTTCTTTAAAAATAGTTATACATTACCCAAAGATTTCCATAACTTATCTTATAAGTTAAACAAAATGTCAAAAGAGGGGATGATATGTGAAACATCGATGGAACGTTATCTATAA